Proteins from a single region of Antechinus flavipes isolate AdamAnt ecotype Samford, QLD, Australia chromosome 2, AdamAnt_v2, whole genome shotgun sequence:
- the GPATCH2L gene encoding G patch domain-containing protein 2-like isoform X6, which translates to MDELVHDLASALEQTSEQNKLDELWEEMALSPRQQRRQLRKRRGRKRRSDFTHLAEHTCCYSEASESSLDEALKDCREAAAVTNFSDSDDTMVAKRHPALSATLKSKQHTWHESDSFTENAPCRPLRRRRKVKRVTSEVAASLQQKLKVSDWSYERNCRFKSAKKQRLSRWKENAPWTSTGHGLCEPTENRTFLSKSVRKERMECEGDEQKQGSDENMSECETSSVCSSSDAGLFTNDEGRQGDDEQSDWFYEGECVSGFTVPNLLPKWAPDHRSEVERMDAGLDKLSDSTFLLPSRPAQRGFHSRLNRLPGAAARCLRKGRRRLVGKETSMSTLGTERVGHIISDPRQKEKNKALASDFPHIPACSHEFNPLSPLYSLDVLADASHRRCLPAHCSARDNKESLKIFEERMT; encoded by the exons ATGGATGAGCTAGTACATGATTTGGCCTCAGCCCTGGAGCAGACATCTGAGCAAAATAAACTAGATGAGCTGTGGGAGGAGATGGCTCTGAGCCCCCGACAGCAGAGACGACAACTTCGAAAGCGGAGGGGTCGGAAGCGGCGTTCTGATTTCACCCACTTAGCGGAGCATACCTGCTGCTATAGCGAGGCCTCGGAATCCAGCTTGGATGAGGCTCTGAAAGACTGTCGGGAAGCGGCTGCAGTCACCAACTTCAGTGACTCTGATGACACAATGGTGGCCAAGCGACACCCCGCTCTCAGTGCCACCCTAAAGAGCAAGCAGCACACATGGCATGAGTCAGACTCCTTTACTGAGAATGCGCCCTGTAGACCATTGCGGCGGAGGAGGAAGGTTAAGCGAGTGACCTCAGAAGTGGCTGCCAGCCTCCAACAAAAACTAAAGGTGTCAGATTGGAGCTATGAAAGAAACTGCAGGTTCAAGTCTGCCAAGAAGCAGCGGCTGTCGCGTTGGAAAGAGAACGCTCCCTGGACTTCAACAGGCCATGGGTTGTGTGAGCCTACAGAAAACAGGACTTTCCTTAGCAAATCCGTCAGGAAGGAGAGGATGGAGTGTGAAGGTGATGAACAAAAACAGGGCTCTGATGAGAACATGTCGGAATG tgaaaCCAGCAGTGTATGTAGTAGCAGTGATGCGGGTCTTTTCACCAATGATGAAGGTCGTCAAG GGGATGATGAACAAAGTGATTGGTTTTATGAAGGTGAATGTGTCTCAGGATTCACAGTCCCCAATCTTCTCCCCAAGTGGGCACCTGATCATCGATCTGAGGTAGAGAGAATGGATGCAGGACTAGACAAACTTTCAGATTCTACATTCCTTTTGCCCTCTCGTCCAGCTCAAAGAG GATTCCATTCACGCTTGAATCGGCTCCCTGGAGCTGCTGCCCGATGCCTCAGAAAAGGACGAAGAAGGCTTGTTGGAAAG GAAACCAGCATGAGCACTTTAGGGACTGAGAGGGTAGGCCACATAATTAGTGATCCACGTCAGAAAGA aaAGAACAAAGCGTTGGCTTCTGATTTTCCCCACATTCCTGCCTGTTCACATGAG ttcaatcccctttctcccctctatTCTTTGGATGTTCTTGCTGATGCTTCCCACCGAAGATGCTTACCAGCGCACTGTTCTGCAAG
- the GPATCH2L gene encoding G patch domain-containing protein 2-like isoform X5, whose translation MDELVHDLASALEQTSEQNKLDELWEEMALSPRQQRRQLRKRRGRKRRSDFTHLAEHTCCYSEASESSLDEALKDCREAAAVTNFSDSDDTMVAKRHPALSATLKSKQHTWHESDSFTENAPCRPLRRRRKVKRVTSEVAASLQQKLKVSDWSYERNCRFKSAKKQRLSRWKENAPWTSTGHGLCEPTENRTFLSKSVRKERMECEGDEQKQGSDENMSECETSSVCSSSDAGLFTNDEGRQGDDEQSDWFYEGECVSGFTVPNLLPKWAPDHRSEVERMDAGLDKLSDSTFLLPSRPAQRGFHSRLNRLPGAAARCLRKGRRRLVGKETSMSTLGTERVGHIISDPRQKEKNKALASDFPHIPACSHEFNPLSPLYSLDVLADASHRRCLPAHCSARQTEQILISFSVWQPLKFFKTEIIRNHSRFLRRE comes from the exons ATGGATGAGCTAGTACATGATTTGGCCTCAGCCCTGGAGCAGACATCTGAGCAAAATAAACTAGATGAGCTGTGGGAGGAGATGGCTCTGAGCCCCCGACAGCAGAGACGACAACTTCGAAAGCGGAGGGGTCGGAAGCGGCGTTCTGATTTCACCCACTTAGCGGAGCATACCTGCTGCTATAGCGAGGCCTCGGAATCCAGCTTGGATGAGGCTCTGAAAGACTGTCGGGAAGCGGCTGCAGTCACCAACTTCAGTGACTCTGATGACACAATGGTGGCCAAGCGACACCCCGCTCTCAGTGCCACCCTAAAGAGCAAGCAGCACACATGGCATGAGTCAGACTCCTTTACTGAGAATGCGCCCTGTAGACCATTGCGGCGGAGGAGGAAGGTTAAGCGAGTGACCTCAGAAGTGGCTGCCAGCCTCCAACAAAAACTAAAGGTGTCAGATTGGAGCTATGAAAGAAACTGCAGGTTCAAGTCTGCCAAGAAGCAGCGGCTGTCGCGTTGGAAAGAGAACGCTCCCTGGACTTCAACAGGCCATGGGTTGTGTGAGCCTACAGAAAACAGGACTTTCCTTAGCAAATCCGTCAGGAAGGAGAGGATGGAGTGTGAAGGTGATGAACAAAAACAGGGCTCTGATGAGAACATGTCGGAATG tgaaaCCAGCAGTGTATGTAGTAGCAGTGATGCGGGTCTTTTCACCAATGATGAAGGTCGTCAAG GGGATGATGAACAAAGTGATTGGTTTTATGAAGGTGAATGTGTCTCAGGATTCACAGTCCCCAATCTTCTCCCCAAGTGGGCACCTGATCATCGATCTGAGGTAGAGAGAATGGATGCAGGACTAGACAAACTTTCAGATTCTACATTCCTTTTGCCCTCTCGTCCAGCTCAAAGAG GATTCCATTCACGCTTGAATCGGCTCCCTGGAGCTGCTGCCCGATGCCTCAGAAAAGGACGAAGAAGGCTTGTTGGAAAG GAAACCAGCATGAGCACTTTAGGGACTGAGAGGGTAGGCCACATAATTAGTGATCCACGTCAGAAAGA aaAGAACAAAGCGTTGGCTTCTGATTTTCCCCACATTCCTGCCTGTTCACATGAG ttcaatcccctttctcccctctatTCTTTGGATGTTCTTGCTGATGCTTCCCACCGAAGATGCTTACCAGCGCACTGTTCTGCAAG
- the GPATCH2L gene encoding G patch domain-containing protein 2-like isoform X7: MDELVHDLASALEQTSEQNKLDELWEEMALSPRQQRRQLRKRRGRKRRSDFTHLAEHTCCYSEASESSLDEALKDCREAAAVTNFSDSDDTMVAKRHPALSATLKSKQHTWHESDSFTENAPCRPLRRRRKVKRVTSEVAASLQQKLKVSDWSYERNCRFKSAKKQRLSRWKENAPWTSTGHGLCEPTENRTFLSKSVRKERMECEGDEQKQGSDENMSECETSSVCSSSDAGLFTNDEGRQGDDEQSDWFYEGECVSGFTVPNLLPKWAPDHRSEVERMDAGLDKLSDSTFLLPSRPAQRGFHSRLNRLPGAAARCLRKGRRRLVGKKEQSVGF, from the exons ATGGATGAGCTAGTACATGATTTGGCCTCAGCCCTGGAGCAGACATCTGAGCAAAATAAACTAGATGAGCTGTGGGAGGAGATGGCTCTGAGCCCCCGACAGCAGAGACGACAACTTCGAAAGCGGAGGGGTCGGAAGCGGCGTTCTGATTTCACCCACTTAGCGGAGCATACCTGCTGCTATAGCGAGGCCTCGGAATCCAGCTTGGATGAGGCTCTGAAAGACTGTCGGGAAGCGGCTGCAGTCACCAACTTCAGTGACTCTGATGACACAATGGTGGCCAAGCGACACCCCGCTCTCAGTGCCACCCTAAAGAGCAAGCAGCACACATGGCATGAGTCAGACTCCTTTACTGAGAATGCGCCCTGTAGACCATTGCGGCGGAGGAGGAAGGTTAAGCGAGTGACCTCAGAAGTGGCTGCCAGCCTCCAACAAAAACTAAAGGTGTCAGATTGGAGCTATGAAAGAAACTGCAGGTTCAAGTCTGCCAAGAAGCAGCGGCTGTCGCGTTGGAAAGAGAACGCTCCCTGGACTTCAACAGGCCATGGGTTGTGTGAGCCTACAGAAAACAGGACTTTCCTTAGCAAATCCGTCAGGAAGGAGAGGATGGAGTGTGAAGGTGATGAACAAAAACAGGGCTCTGATGAGAACATGTCGGAATG tgaaaCCAGCAGTGTATGTAGTAGCAGTGATGCGGGTCTTTTCACCAATGATGAAGGTCGTCAAG GGGATGATGAACAAAGTGATTGGTTTTATGAAGGTGAATGTGTCTCAGGATTCACAGTCCCCAATCTTCTCCCCAAGTGGGCACCTGATCATCGATCTGAGGTAGAGAGAATGGATGCAGGACTAGACAAACTTTCAGATTCTACATTCCTTTTGCCCTCTCGTCCAGCTCAAAGAG GATTCCATTCACGCTTGAATCGGCTCCCTGGAGCTGCTGCCCGATGCCTCAGAAAAGGACGAAGAAGGCTTGTTGGAAAG aaAGAACAAAGCGTTGGCTTCTGA